TTAACCAAGGATCGATAAAATAAGAGTACCTCTGGCAGCATCTGATTATATACTTGCTCTGTCAGTTACTCAGTTAGTAATACTAGTTTAGTTAACCAAGTTTGCCGCGTGTGATTATATCGGTAGGGATGGCCGTGGGGAGGGACCTCAAGGGCGCCAAGAACAACGTGGTGGCGGTGATCGGGGACGGGGCCATGACGGCCGGGCAGGCGTACGAGGCCATGAACAACGCTGGGTATCTGGACTCCGACATGATCGTCATACTCAACGACAACAAGCAGGTGTCGCTGCCCACGGCCACGCTCGacgggccggcgccgcctgtGGGCGCGCTCAGCGGCGCCCTCAGCAAGCTGCAGTCCAGCAGGCCGCTCAGGGAGCTCAGGGAGGTGGCAAAGGTATGGCCTCACACATGTTATCTTATCTACGCTGAAACGCTCTGGTGCGATGCCAGTCAAATTCTAACTTGCTGCATCACGGATTCGCAAAGGGAATCCTAGTGACTTGGTGAGTCCTGTGTGCATTTGCAactcaaaagtcaaaacttGCTTGAAAACGAAAAGAAATGTAATTCTACAGGGGAATGACAAGAAAAttagtactacctccgtctaACAACAAGGGGCGTATTAGTTTTCTTTTGACCAAtgttttgaccacaaattactctattaatatataattatatgacataaattcatatccattatattcctattcaaggatatttgcttatggttatgattttgatcatattAGTCACGTATTCATGAAATAATTCGTGATCAAAAGTTTGGTCAACTGAATCCTAATTATCAAAAACCTCAACAGCTTAAAATTCAGCTAGCGTGTCAGTATCCCTGTGGGGTATATCACGAACTTTTTAAATCTTAAAATTTTTGTATGCTTGCATGGAACATGCCAAAACAAGCTGTCCTAGATGCAGTGTGCACGTATACTCTATCCATGCCAGGTGTACTAATGCATGGTTATCTCCACAAAAAATGGAGATGAAACTTATGGCAACATATCTAGTCCTCCCACAAGGCAATTTTGTCTTCAACAAAACTGCACAAGGGAGTATCTTAGCCAATGATGTGGCACAAGTCCAATCTGACAGCAAGTGACTCTTTTTTAATCCTAGATTTGACATGGATGATAACTTATGTTCGTCCCATGGAGAGGTCGGAATGGGAAATGCTAACCTctttttggaaagaaagaaaaaacttcaaatattttttttgagcgaaagaaaaacttcaaataACATCAGCCAAACGAAACACTCGAAAGTTCAAATTGGTGAAGTTCACTGGGCTGGGCCGGCCAGTTTTTATTAGAAAATACCGGTCAGATTTTATAAACCAGGCCGTAACCGGGTTAGTGGGCCGAGCAGGATTGCcagaagataaaaaaaaggcctAGATAGAAAATCAACTCTGACTCGGCTCTTTTTTCTGGCGCGTTGTTTTGGTCAGGGAGTGACGAAGCAAATCGGCGGGTCGGTGCACGAGCTGGCGGCCAAGGTGGACGAATACGCCCGTGGCATGATCAGCGGCTCCGGTTCTTCCCTCTTCGAGGAGCTGGGCCTCTACTACATCGGCCCCGTCGACGGCCACAACATCGACGACCTCATCACCATCCTCCGGGAGGTCAAAGGCACCAAGACCACCGGCCCGGTTCTCATCCACGTCGTCACCGAGAAAGGCCGCGGCTACCCTTACGCCGAGCGAGCCTCCGACAAGTACCACGGCGTGGCCAAGTTCGACCCGGCCACGGGGAAGCAGTTCAAGTCCCCGGCCAAGACGCTGTCCTACACCAACTACTTCGCCGAGGCGCTGAtcgcggaggcggagcaggaCAGCAAGATCGTGGCCATCCACGCGGCCATGGGGGGAGGAACCGGGCTCAACTActtcctccgccgcttccCGAACCGGTGCTTCGACGTGGGGATCGCCGAGCAGCACGCCGTCACATTCGCCGCGGGGCTCGCCTGCGAGGGCCTCAAGCCCTTCTGTGCCATCTACTCGTCGTTCCTGCAGAGGGGGTATGACCAGGTCGTGCACGACGTGGACCTCCAGAAGCTTCCCGTGAGGTTCGCCATGGACAGGGCTGGGCTGGTGGGCGCCGACGGGCCGACACACTGCGGGGCGTTCGATGTGACGTTCATGGCGTGCTTGCCCAACATGGTCGTCATGGCCCCGTCCGACGAGGCTGAGCTTCTGAACATGGTCGCCACCGCTGCTGCCATCGACGACCGCCCCTCCTGCTTCCGCTATCCCAGAGGCAACGGCATTGGCGTCCCGTTGCCCCCCAACTACAAAGGCATTCCCCTCGAGGTACTACATTTCTCAACATCATAACTCAAGACATTAACGGATTCTGTAATTTCGACGAGACGAAGAGTTCACTGACGATGTTTGGGATGCAGGTGGGGAAAGGCAGGATCCTTATGGAGGGTGAGAGGGTGGCGCTGCTGGGGTACGGGTCGGCGGTGCAGTACTGCGTGGCCGCGTCGTCCATCGTTGAGGAGCACGGCCTCAGGGTGACCGTCGCCGACGCCAGGTTCTGCAAGCCGTTGGACCACGCCCTCATCAGGAGCCTCGCCAAGTCCCACGAGGTGATCATCACCGTAGAGGAAGGCTCCATTGGTGGATTCGGCTCTCACGTGGCTCAGTTCATGGCCCTGGACGGCCTTCTTGACGGCAAACTTAAGGTAATATCAAACCAACATTGCTCTAATTTAGCCATCACCCACCTGACAGGAACTCTCTCACACATTACAGTGATGAACTCTGTAACACTGATCATGGCCTGTGTGACTAATGATGAATTTTTCCTGTTGCCTGGTGCAGTGGCGGCCGGTGGTGCTTCCTGACAAGTACATAGACCATGGATCACCGGCTGATCAGTTGGTGGAGGCTGGGCTGACACCGTCGCACATCGCCGCCACGGTGTTCAATATCCTGGGGCAGGCAAGGGAGGCCCTCGCCATCATGACGGTGCCGAATGCCTAGAGCCAGCGTGCTGCCTGCTATAGAGATTCTTGTACATTTTGGCATTAGATGATTCAGAGAGATTAGCCGGCGTCTTAAAATTAAAGATAATGATCCTGGTCAGGGGAGGGGGGAATGACAGTTTTCGTTCTTTATTTTTGATGTTGGCTGCCTTGAGGTACGTGGTTGTTCACGGATTGGAACACAGCTGTGGTCTTTGTATCTATGTAATGATGtatgttgatagattttggAGGACAAAGATACTCTGTATATACATGGAGAATGAGTCGATGTTGTTTGAAGTTGTGGTATtacacatctttttttttcgttgtCGTGTCTCTCGTTCTATGTGGTCAATGATCCAAATAGCTTCTAATCTTACGGGCAGTACCGATGAAATTCAGATGATGTTTGGTTCATTTCACCAGGGGTGTGACTTATGGGCATGAGTTGGTGGATTCGGCTCTCACATAGCTCAGTACATGGCCCTGGATGGACTTATGAGAagctaatttagagttgtagatgttgctAGATTTTTCCATAAATTTggtgatttaaaaaaaactgatttaTGTCAAAGTTaaaaacatcttataatttgTATTAGAGGGAGTAAATTGTTAGATATAGAAAATTCTAGTACCTACAGTTTAGATATAGAATGGGGTGCCCAAGTCCAACTGCCCGTAAAGATGgtttataaataaaatataacTGAGATTTAAATAAAAATGTTGATATTTCCTGgttgtctgatttttaaggaaaaacttaaatctcagttgaaGTATTAGAGCCAAATGCCAAACTTGTCATATTGTTAAATAGATTAGGTACATAGGCCATCGATGCTAGAGTACAAACTAAAGCCAATCATCGACTTGGTGAATCTGAAGTTAATTAAAAATTAGTAATACTGAAAAACCGTCAAGAGTACAGGGGAAATGGCATTCAACCCTGTCAAATCTCTCTTTGTAGGTCGGTTATCCATGTTGTGATATAGGAGCAGAATCAATATGtttcacacacacaaaaatagaTTTGTAAATTGGAAGCAATCACGTgatctttctttgttttggaAATCTGGTGGTGTCTGCCTTCTTCCGTTCAGATCAGATGCTATATGTGATTATTTTTTGGTGGCATGATTAATTGATGGGCTCAGTCTCAGTCTGTCCACCAGCAAGATTGCTTGCTCGTAACATAATCATTTAATGTGATGGGAAAACATTATGAATCAGCTTGAGAATTGagtgagaagagaagaagaaaaaggaaacaaatatCATGAACAAAGAACACCTAATGAGGAATAATATTTAGAATAACTTGttagatcttttttttcttacttaTCCCGTGCACACCAAGGTCAAGGTTACTACAATTAAGTTTGTTCTGTCAATAGCATTTTTTGAGCCTAGGATTGGTGTTCAGTTCCAGATATCACTTGTCAGTGGTGTTACAATTACTGAACGATAGCTGCTCGTTTTATGTTTTCTATTTTTGCAATTTATGTTTTCATGAATAAAATCATGGACTAACTCCCTTCTGTGACATGAGTAGGGATACAACAGTCAGGAAATGGTCTTCAAAGTTCAATAAAGCCAAGTAAGTTGCAGGGATTAACTTATTGCGAAGTGGGCTTTTGGTAGAATTTTCGAATCAAAATATCCATGACATTATGAACCATGTTAATTGCACTGGTAACTACTTTAGTCTATTGTTGAAACATTATTTTGTACATTAAGATATCAATCCATAAGGAAAAAATTATCAGTTATGCTATAATTTATGTGGTTATTGATTCAAACATATGTCGATTGAATGTCATCAAATTGACCTTTTGAAACTGGAAACAGGGGAATAATTTGACTCTGTCTTCGGGttaagtttttttaaaaatggtTAGATACAAGATTTGACCCAGATCCGCCGCTGAGTGAGAATTTTCCTTTGAATGTCCGTCTGTCCTGGTGAAGTTACGACTCAGTTTTGTTAATGTCTCTATCCTCCAAGATTATTCTGGTTTCGTTTTATTTAACAAAAGTAGTTTAATCTGATAACAGACCAATTTTTGCAGACTCCGAAACCAATCttcgggaaaaaaaagttgtgcAGATTCAGATGGATCCAATTATTGGATAATTATTAATTAGCAATAGTGCATGTCAAAAAGGGTAAACAAACATTTTTTGTGTCAGGGTTAACATATACTTTGATTAAAGTTGGATCAACGGCAAATGTACTTGGATCTAAACAAATTAGAATTTGTGCAAGTAGTTTGGTATATGTTGCCCACACACTAGGCGAATTCCTTATTAGAATTTGTGTTGACATAAAAATTTCCTTGTGAAAAATTCTCTTTGAGATAACTCGTAAGCTTAAAACTGTTTGTCCGTAGCATAAAAGTTGATCAATCAGAATGCTTGTGAAATTTCTTTATCCTCCGTGTCTATCCGTGTGAAGGTTTTGGGGTCCGAAATGTGAATTAATGTAAACCAGCTGCACGGGGATCGTTTCTGGGTACTATTCCTTGTTTTGGAGAAGATACGTAGTGCTAACAGGTTTTTAGGTGCTCCCCAATAGTGCCATGCTCATGCTCCGGAGCAATCTCGTCCGCTCAATAAACGGAGCAACTAGAGCACTTGATTTATTTGCATTTTAGCCCCTCAATTTTGTGTGAATCAACCCTCGCTCCACCCatttctctctcctcctcacactctctctcccccggcctctttcttctcctcttcacGCGAGCTGCCTCCCCCAAGCCCTAGACGCGGCCGCCCTCCTCCGGCCCCTCCCTGCCGACGCCACCGCCTCCGTccgccggatccggcagcCGGCGCCCGGATCCGCCGCCGGACCGCGGGACTCGGCCGCCCCCGCGCGACCGCCCCCCTCCCCTGCCCGCCCCCGCACGACGCCACCTCCCCTGCCCGCCCCCACGCgacgggccgccgccggcccgcgcACGACCGGCCGCCTTCCCTGCCAGCCCCCGAGcgaccggccgccgcccgcccccgcACTACCCGAGCCGACGCCGGTCTGCTGCCGCAACTGCCGCCGCACGCCCGGAGTTTTTGTGTTCTCGTACAGTTCTTGGATCTGAAATAAGTTGTGAAATTTGTCGTTGTTCTGCGCTCCCTTCCCTCCcgtcctaaattcttatctcagtatttggatgtatctattctcaAAAGACGACTAcatcatgtaatatttcgtcaacaatttaaaatcggaggtagtacataATTTCAATGGTTCCATTGAAAATTCGTAGATTCTCGTTGAAATTTCACAGATATATCATTGAAATCCATGATTTTGTTTCGTACCGataaaatttcaaacaaaattCATTGACACTCATTGAAATTTTGTAGACACACCATTGAAATCCATGATTTTGTTTCGTGACGATCGAATTTCAAACAAGTCTCACCGAAATCTCATTGAAATTTCACAGATGCACCACTGAAAACTCAAATGTGCTGTTAAAATCTCATGGAAATTTCATAGATGCAACTTTGAAAATCCAACCATGCAATTAAAATCTCACTAAAATTCACGGACGCACGTTTGAAAAATTGAAACGTGCAATTAAAATCTCAAATCTCATTGAAATTTCACAGATGCGCCATTGAAAATCCAAACGTGCAATTAAAATCTCATTGAAATTTCACAGATGCGTCATTGAAAATCCAAACGTGCAATTAAAATCTCATTGAAATTTCACAGATGCACCATTGAAAATCCAACCGTGTAATTAAAATCTCATTGAAATTCACAGATGCACTGTTTGAAAAATCAAAACCTGCAATAAAAATCTCAAATCTCACTGAAATTCCATAGATGTGCCATTGAAAATCCAAACGTGCAATTAAAATCTCACTGAAATTTCGCAGACGCGCCTTCGAAAATCCAAACGTGCAATTATTTCAATGGAATGACAATAAAATTTCGTTAGCATCAATCACTGCGAAACCTAAGGGTgtaaaatagaaaaatgaCGGGAGAGAGGAGTGTAGCGAGGGTTGATTCACATGAAACTTAAGGGGCCAAGTGCAGAACTGTCAAATGCTCTATTTTCGGCCCTTGGATCCAGATTGGATGGCCCAGGTTGTTAGGGAGCATGCACTGTGTGGGAGCACTCTATGAGTCGGTAGCAGCAGATCCGGACTCCCTTGTTTTGGTGCTCTTGCTAATCGTCATATGCAGAATTTTTCTCAGTGCCCAATCTGCTAGGTGGACTGTGAGAGTATTGGACATGTCTTCTTTAAATGCCAGCGAGCAAAGCAAATTTAGGAGTACGTGGGTCTTGCACGGGCCATTTGCTGCTGCATGTGAGTTGGAAACGGAAGGGGCAGCGGCCTTGGGATTTCTACTGCTCCAATCTCAGGTGAAATCTCCTCTTCTCCCAGATGTATTGCGCAATGACTTAATTGCTACTACTATTTGGTATGTTGGTGGGAGCGTCGTCAGGCTACGCATGGAGAAAAAGTTCAAATTCCGGTTAGGTCGGCACATGCTATTTGGGTTCTTGTCTCTAACTATTCGACGGCAAAGAAGAAGGGGTCTGTGGGTATAGAGAGGCACGGATGGCAGAAGCCTAAGGAAGATTTCGTCAAATTAAATGTCGATGGCTTATGATATCGATATAGGGGCTGGTGGTACAGGCGCCATTATCCATGACGACCTGAGTTTGAAGTGATCGCCCccgtacaagggttcgatctctgtacTTTAGTGCTagttcctggatcgactcactggcacacacagtttcaagatgtaatatcatagaacaaaggtctcaatattacaacgtatcatctagaatttaaaaggtacttacaactcgcataacctcacgggttagctggaaataaaacaactgtttagcagcggaaagcgaaagatacaagagCACATCAACACCAAGGTAaaagcgtgttggaatgtaggcccgtaacccaaacaagcagaacgtataTCTTACTCgacgtcggagcttcctgcatcattaaacgatgcagccactagggtcaatacattgaatgtattggcaagattcactaggagttatatcagagcctaccaagtatatgcataatgtggcaaagtggggttcaaggctatttgcgtggaagcggaacataaattaccctactacaaaggaatgttataataatgttaactaatagacacggggtagacacacccatactcctattaacctagagcacattgaagtggattcatcatgtgcccctaccctgttcaaaccattcattttattaagaaattggaatgagtgagactttccttacagccccacatctagttgctcaaattgtccgttgccggggacacggctaagtacttagttttaacgctctcgagagtttgtacacattccccacaagaaaccgacgtgttaatcccttactgtcctcagggtagagtagcaacggcatcgattacgagattttcagaggtaattccctaaaccacgagagaatcacgctccccctacacggctacctcagtacaattcctcgggtctaggttcatacaacttactcttgtctcgccagagcccatatagcattgtggttgtactggaagcttctaaataggaaactagtccagtctcggttaccccaggtggcattccacatttgcaacgtaggcgctccccgaatccacgggagagacgtccatggacgatccattcctgaatccacaggaactcgactcagagggactcatagaaatggacttgacgccgctaatcctcaaaatcttcaaaacagcccacccaggatggttcattgaattaattgttttgccttacatctaacaaaacatttcatatcgccaaaggcataacaatatcataatgtagttatttttcccacgatactaccatagcctagcattcaaccagaatcgatggcaattctgatagcaaggtaatggcaagggtaaactatactatctgggatttatagctagcatataggtacgagtaatagtcttatcaatgcatctctaccaacaacactaatgcgtaagtattttaaaacaacaataataatgggatatgatcaaagtgaacttgccttgaccaaggttgtgatagttctcgcactcttcgcaacaacaaggaaaacactccacacaatctaaaataaaagaaacatgcacacaataaacacaacattcaatgcaaaaatcatgccatgatgcatatgctatgttaatgcacacttggttacttttagtgtaacaagttttgtttctgttttgaaaagtttttcaaatgatttggacagattatacaataccaaagaggtaattaatatgcatgaaacaaagataaggtttaaattaaaagattgcgtggtttttgcaacatagagcaatatttaaactagtatgccatgattattcacaaaataattttttttctggtctaatggacagagaacaagtttaaatatatttacagcaagataacatgctcaaaactattttgaaacaattcatttgaaatttaaaccatattcaaccattctgtaaatagcttctttctaagttgttcaaaactgaaattaaaaattgccaaaatattctacacgttgtaaagattccagaaaggtgcggaacacaaattttggacaaatggtttaaaagatatggtgctttgaagttgtagggtcttttctgcaaaattgcattatcaCTTTCGGCcgaaaaagaataaaataaaGTTTTGCCACGTGGCAAAACTTGACTGGCCCGGTTCTAGGGTTCTGGCCGGCGGGCTagctcgccggcggtggcgcggcgcggccaggcggcgggcggcgcaggcggggCTGGCAGGCGGCGCAGTCGGCGCGGGGCGCCGGTtgaggcggcgggcggcggctctggcggagcaggcgggtggcggcggcgcgtgggtACGGCTGCGCGAGTGCGGGAGGCCGGAGGCGGGGCCGGCGCGGCTGGGCGGAGCaggcgagcggcggccggcgttcgggaagacggcggcgcggcggcccgCGGAGCTCCAAATTGGAGACAGCTCGTGTCACCACGTGCGCAACgaagggaggaagaggattagagggtcggcgcggggagaacctcatcggaacggcggcgaatcgcgaagaacggcgatggcagcaacgaactccggcgagcaattaatTTCTAACCGGTGCAAAATCAAGCGGGGAAGTTGGGGGAAACTGAGGAGAAAAGAGAGGGGCTCGaggtgacgcgcggggtttcgggATTAGAGGCTcgtgcgcggagaaatcggagtgGAGGCGTGGGGTGGTTTCGCGGACGTGCGCGGCAGGTTTTCTCGGGTGGcagttgaggaagaagatgacgcgcgggtcccaccggtcagtaaGAGGAACCGGGcggttcgggctgggccggtctgGTCCGGTTCGACTGGTTCggccggttcggttcggtttgaccagttttcttctgtttttctttttcttttgtctattttctgtttttgaacctcaaaattgattcgaagctccaaataaaatgcaacaaaatttgtaaaatcatattttcatatgatctaacttttggaacaagaatttcttcaaaataaaatatttaaaaatacatttgcctataaaatgtcttttagggcccttaggctatcaaaacaaattatttttcaaaaataatttcaaaagccaatttatgggatagctttatatatgcactaaatctctttttaccacaataccctcatgggttaaaatgtaaatactcaaaagcaagatcaaagcccagaatcaaataaaagcatttttgcaaaagggttttccgGGCAAATTTTTGGGTTTTtcaaagtgatcaaatgcaaaggtgacatgatggtgatgatatgcaatgcatatgaagggttttgaaaattgggatgttacagagtTTCTTTGTTGCGGCTGCAAAATGCCAATTCCAATTTGTTGAGGACGTAGACACTACGGAGGCGATGGCTCTTCGGGATGGTCTAGCTCTTGCGGAGTCTGTTGGGTGCAACCGAATTGTCATCAACTCGGATGGCATGGAGGTGATTGAAGGGATGAAGGTAGGTGGTAATTCGCTTGGCCTTGCGGCGGCCATCTTTGAAGATTATTTCCTTACTTGTCCTAACTTTGAGTCGCTGTATTTTGAGCATTGTCGTAGAGAGTCTAATAGGGCAGCGTATCTTGTTGCTAGTAGGGCCGTTGGTCCTCTTGAGTGTGTTTGGCAGTCGGACCCTCCCGACTTCGTCTTGAATGTAATCATGGATGAGGTAACTATTTTTGCAAAGCAATAAAGTCAGCCAATAATGGCAttcctttttaaaaaaaaagaccccCGAGCTGCCTGTCTGTAGGTGTTTATAGTACAATTTGTAACTGTAGCGCCAACGCGGCATACAAATGGATTGGTGCGTTTTTGACTGTTTATACATCGATAACAAAAGGATCGGCGACCTAGGATGTTCGCTTGTTCTTTAAAAAGTATCGATTGTTGTCCAAGTGTATGCTTTTCCATTTCGAATAGTGCGCCCCGCGTGTGCGTTTTCATAAATGCAATAATTGCAAGCGAGCTGCATGGTTCGTATTCCGACGCGTCTCTAGATAACTAGATGTGGGGAAAAGTTTAACTAGAACATGATTGTCGTTTAAAAGTAATTATAACGATGCTACCCCTCCCTCTGTGAAACTCAGAACAACGAGTAATTATTTATGATGAATTATGGGCATAGAAATCTTGATGAGAGTTCAACTGTTCAGttggttgaaaaaaaaatcagttgaAATCTTTCGTTTACTTTCTTGTGCTACAAATTAATTTCGTCCAAATTTGCCTATGAGTTTGGGCAAATTATTAATTTTTTCATTCTCGTGCTGTCCGATTGTACTTTTACTGCTTCCTAGTGCTGATGGCTACAGGTGTTACATTGTTACAATGGACGTTGGTGCCTTAAATTCGGTTCAActgtgttattttttttttcccgaaagAACATCTGTTTCAAGTTCGGCCGCACACCAAACTGGACAATCGAGCCGTTGGGAGGCGAAAGACGGCTAGAATACAATCTGGACAGGAGGAGTACAACGTGGTGGAGCTCATGCAGGTCCATCCTGATGCGAGGCGTGCGGTATCATAAAGAGCGACAAGGGGCTTGGGCGCTGAAGAGAGTT
The Brachypodium distachyon strain Bd21 chromosome 2, Brachypodium_distachyon_v3.0, whole genome shotgun sequence genome window above contains:
- the LOC100839607 gene encoding 1-deoxy-D-xylulose-5-phosphate synthase 1, chloroplastic; its protein translation is MALSTTGFLGVLPQEHHFAPALELQTRSLKPRKRSCISASLSAEREAEYHSQRPPTPLLDTVNYPIHMKNLSLKELQQLSDELRSDVIFHVSKTGGHLGSSLGVVELTVALHYVFNTPQDKILWDVGHQSYPHKILTGRRDKMPTMRQTNGLSGFVKRSESEYDSFGTGHSSTTISAALGMAVGRDLKGAKNNVVAVIGDGAMTAGQAYEAMNNAGYLDSDMIVILNDNKQVSLPTATLDGPAPPVGALSGALSKLQSSRPLRELREVAKGVTKQIGGSVHELAAKVDEYARGMISGSGSSLFEELGLYYIGPVDGHNIDDLITILREVKGTKTTGPVLIHVVTEKGRGYPYAERASDKYHGVAKFDPATGKQFKSPAKTLSYTNYFAEALIAEAEQDSKIVAIHAAMGGGTGLNYFLRRFPNRCFDVGIAEQHAVTFAAGLACEGLKPFCAIYSSFLQRGYDQVVHDVDLQKLPVRFAMDRAGLVGADGPTHCGAFDVTFMACLPNMVVMAPSDEAELLNMVATAAAIDDRPSCFRYPRGNGIGVPLPPNYKGIPLEVGKGRILMEGERVALLGYGSAVQYCVAASSIVEEHGLRVTVADARFCKPLDHALIRSLAKSHEVIITVEEGSIGGFGSHVAQFMALDGLLDGKLKWRPVVLPDKYIDHGSPADQLVEAGLTPSHIAATVFNILGQAREALAIMTVPNA